In one window of Chryseobacterium phocaeense DNA:
- a CDS encoding Ada metal-binding domain-containing protein, with product MEKHIDLSGFVLRSKIRKGEIRFGGNRKLKIYGKLHCASGKRIKRENRVFFVSETEALEHNYRPCGHCMKEEYDFWKKKKSLN from the coding sequence ATGGAGAAGCATATTGATTTATCGGGCTTCGTACTTAGGAGCAAGATCAGGAAAGGAGAAATCCGTTTCGGGGGAAACAGAAAGCTGAAAATTTATGGAAAGCTCCATTGTGCATCAGGTAAGAGGATAAAAAGAGAAAACCGGGTATTTTTTGTATCCGAAACTGAAGCGCTGGAACATAACTACCGTCCCTGCGGGCATTGTATGAAGGAAGAATATGATTTTTGGAAAAAGAAAAAATCTTTGAATTAA
- a CDS encoding rhomboid family intramembrane serine protease, whose amino-acid sequence MNILIVFIIITAIISFVAFNNPGITEKYKFNVGAILHRKEYIRLLSSGFLHADIMHLVFNMMTLYFFGPVVMQGFGTVGFVIIYLGSILLGNFLSMYIYQKQPWYSAVGASGGVSGILFASIALYPQIGIYIFFIPIPVKGFIFGLLYFGYSVYMMLNPRPHDNIGHAAHLGGAFLGLVYAVVTAPDMAMHNALYLGIMSLPLIYLGYEIFIRKRIG is encoded by the coding sequence ATGAATATTCTAATCGTATTTATTATCATTACAGCGATTATCAGTTTTGTTGCCTTCAATAATCCCGGTATTACTGAAAAATATAAATTCAATGTAGGTGCCATCCTGCACAGAAAAGAATACATCCGTCTGCTTTCATCGGGATTTCTGCATGCAGATATCATGCACCTGGTGTTTAATATGATGACGCTGTATTTCTTTGGTCCTGTGGTGATGCAGGGATTTGGAACTGTAGGCTTTGTTATTATTTATCTGGGATCTATATTGCTGGGGAATTTTCTCTCTATGTACATCTATCAGAAACAGCCATGGTATTCAGCGGTAGGGGCCAGTGGAGGAGTTTCCGGGATATTGTTTGCTTCCATAGCACTGTATCCTCAGATCGGGATTTATATTTTCTTCATTCCGATTCCGGTTAAAGGGTTTATTTTCGGATTGCTGTATTTCGGGTATTCTGTTTACATGATGCTGAATCCGAGACCGCATGACAATATAGGGCATGCAGCACACCTTGGCGGAGCTTTTCTAGGACTTGTTTATGCCGTGGTAACTGCTCCGGACATGGCAATGCATAATGCGCTGTACCTGGGGATAATGTCTCTTCCGTTGATCTATCTGGGGTACGAAATTTTTATCAGAAAAAGAATAGGATAA
- the prmC gene encoding peptide chain release factor N(5)-glutamine methyltransferase has protein sequence MTISALKKYFKTELSGLYNESESTFLYSVFIQKIVGFDSFTQRKLAHQELLIDDEKQLLKAIAELKTGRPYQQILGETEFYGMLLFVDEHVLIPRPETEELLEIAIRKIQSSRFNIQGLKILDIGTGSGVIPLVLKKHFPTAEISSIDFSEKALQTARRNAEYHKLDIHFIYEDYLHFELKENYDIIISNPPYIGIEEETEIADSVKEFEPKMALFSPVQDALIFYRKIAEDSKQHLNDNGLLFLEINQKLGPETLELYTEHFSDVQLIKDLSENDRFIIGKK, from the coding sequence ATGACGATATCAGCTTTAAAAAAATATTTCAAAACAGAGCTTTCCGGTCTTTATAATGAGTCGGAAAGCACTTTTTTATACTCTGTTTTTATCCAAAAAATTGTTGGCTTTGATTCTTTTACCCAAAGAAAACTGGCTCATCAGGAACTTCTTATTGATGATGAAAAGCAGCTTCTGAAAGCTATTGCTGAATTAAAAACCGGCAGGCCTTATCAGCAGATTCTTGGCGAAACTGAATTTTACGGAATGTTGCTTTTCGTGGATGAACATGTTCTGATTCCTCGTCCTGAAACGGAGGAACTGCTTGAAATTGCTATCAGGAAAATTCAAAGTTCAAGGTTTAATATTCAAGGTTTAAAGATTCTTGATATCGGAACCGGGAGTGGTGTAATTCCACTTGTCCTGAAAAAACATTTTCCGACGGCTGAAATTTCATCGATTGATTTTTCTGAAAAGGCCCTGCAGACTGCCCGGAGAAATGCTGAATACCATAAACTGGACATTCATTTTATTTATGAAGACTATCTCCATTTTGAGCTGAAGGAAAACTATGATATCATTATTTCCAATCCGCCCTATATCGGGATTGAAGAGGAAACTGAGATTGCGGATTCAGTGAAAGAATTTGAGCCTAAAATGGCACTTTTCTCCCCTGTTCAGGATGCCCTGATCTTTTACAGGAAAATTGCTGAAGACTCCAAACAACATTTAAATGATAACGGGCTTCTGTTTTTGGAAATTAATCAAAAGCTGGGACCTGAAACGCTGGAATTATATACGGAACATTTTTCTGATGTACAACTCATCAAAGATTTATCTGAAAATGACCGTTTTATAATCGGGAAGAAATAA
- the yaaA gene encoding peroxide stress protein YaaA: MKIITSPAKLMNVENSTDLLRSTTPKFIQEAAFIQSYLKHKSPKYLSELMEISPKLADENWERNQKWKDKPTAKESAPALFAFTGEVYRGLDAKTLDKNAVDYLQKNYRMLSGLYGLLKPSDKVMLYRLEMGRHFEFDQYKNLYEFWREKITEQLNSEMKKGEILLHLASNEYGKVIDRKKLNHKVIDFDFYELKDGKLKTIVVYTKHARGLMVRFCAETNAKTLNDVKAFNYEGYLINEEQSTDTKLVFTR, encoded by the coding sequence ATGAAAATTATAACGTCTCCGGCCAAACTGATGAACGTTGAAAACTCAACGGACCTTTTAAGATCTACCACTCCGAAATTCATTCAGGAAGCTGCTTTTATACAGTCTTATTTAAAACATAAATCGCCCAAATATCTTTCTGAGCTTATGGAAATCTCTCCAAAACTGGCAGATGAAAACTGGGAAAGAAACCAAAAATGGAAAGATAAACCTACGGCAAAAGAATCTGCACCTGCCTTGTTTGCTTTTACCGGCGAAGTTTACAGAGGACTGGATGCCAAAACACTGGACAAAAATGCGGTGGATTATCTTCAGAAAAACTACAGAATGCTTTCAGGGCTGTATGGTCTGCTGAAGCCATCCGATAAAGTAATGCTGTACCGATTGGAAATGGGCCGTCATTTTGAATTCGATCAATATAAAAATCTGTACGAATTCTGGAGGGAAAAAATCACGGAACAGCTGAATTCCGAAATGAAAAAAGGTGAAATCCTGCTCCATCTGGCCAGTAATGAATACGGAAAAGTAATCGACAGGAAAAAGCTGAACCATAAAGTCATTGATTTTGACTTCTATGAATTAAAAGACGGAAAGCTGAAAACCATCGTGGTATATACCAAACACGCCAGAGGGCTTATGGTACGGTTCTGTGCGGAAACCAATGCCAAAACCCTGAATGATGTAAAGGCATTCAACTACGAAGGCTACCTGATCAATGAAGAACAATCTACCGACACAAAACTGGTTTTCACGAGATAA
- a CDS encoding L-threonylcarbamoyladenylate synthase: MAKILKIYPDNPQENLVNEVIKTLKNGGLIIYPSDTIYALGCNIFDIKAMEKLAQLKKIKLDKAQFSIICNDLSHLSDFTRPIDTSVFRFLKSHLPGPFTFILDANKSVPLAYKNHKTIGIRVPDHPIPQLIVERLGHPIASTSIKDDDEIIEYSTDPELIAEKYDHLVDIVIDSGYGDNVASTIVDLTSGEPEIIRQGKGII; encoded by the coding sequence ATGGCAAAAATACTGAAAATTTACCCTGACAACCCTCAGGAAAATCTTGTGAATGAGGTGATTAAAACCTTAAAAAATGGCGGGCTGATTATTTATCCTTCCGATACCATCTATGCCCTCGGATGTAATATTTTTGATATAAAAGCCATGGAAAAGCTGGCCCAGCTCAAGAAAATCAAGCTGGATAAGGCTCAGTTCTCTATTATCTGTAATGATCTGAGCCATCTTTCAGATTTTACAAGGCCAATAGATACTTCCGTTTTCAGGTTTCTGAAAAGCCACCTTCCGGGACCGTTTACCTTTATTCTGGATGCCAATAAAAGTGTTCCCCTGGCCTATAAAAACCATAAGACTATTGGGATCCGTGTTCCTGACCATCCCATTCCACAGCTTATTGTGGAAAGACTGGGACATCCTATTGCTTCAACTTCTATCAAAGATGATGACGAGATCATTGAATATTCTACAGATCCCGAACTGATCGCTGAAAAGTATGACCATCTGGTAGATATCGTAATCGATTCAGGGTATGGTGATAATGTAGCGTCTACTATTGTGGATCTCACCTCCGGAGAACCGGAAATTATCCGTCAGGGAAAGGGAATTATTTAA
- a CDS encoding SDR family NAD(P)-dependent oxidoreductase produces MDTKESYAVVTGASQGLGKAFAENLAGKNINVILVSLPGQHLKEFSEQLEKTYRIKAHYYEVDLSINENVMKLTEWINNSFNIHILINNAGLGGTKKFVDASPSYINTILQVNVTATSLITHQLLPNLLRQPKAYILNVSSMAAFSPIGFKTVYPASKTFIHSFSRGLYEELKDTNVFVSVVNPGAMKTNVDVCKRIEKQGVLGKLTLLDPNKVAAYSIRQLFRKDSVIMVNPISWLVMKILPIWIKLPLMTSAIKKEIEA; encoded by the coding sequence ATGGATACCAAAGAATCATATGCTGTAGTTACAGGTGCCAGTCAGGGGCTGGGAAAAGCATTTGCCGAAAACCTGGCAGGTAAAAATATCAATGTTATTCTGGTAAGCCTTCCGGGTCAGCATTTAAAAGAGTTCTCGGAACAGCTTGAAAAAACTTACCGGATTAAAGCCCATTACTATGAAGTGGATCTTTCAATAAATGAAAATGTCATGAAGCTCACAGAATGGATTAATAATTCATTTAATATCCATATCCTGATTAATAATGCAGGGCTGGGAGGGACTAAGAAATTTGTAGATGCATCGCCTTCCTATATCAACACGATCCTGCAGGTAAATGTTACGGCTACCTCATTGATTACCCATCAGCTGTTGCCCAACCTTTTAAGACAGCCTAAAGCCTATATCTTAAATGTATCGAGCATGGCTGCATTTTCACCTATTGGGTTCAAAACGGTCTATCCTGCTTCCAAAACTTTCATCCATTCATTTTCCAGAGGGCTTTATGAAGAGCTTAAAGACACCAATGTATTTGTCAGTGTAGTGAATCCCGGTGCCATGAAAACCAATGTTGATGTCTGTAAAAGAATTGAAAAGCAGGGTGTTTTGGGAAAGCTTACCCTTCTGGACCCCAATAAAGTGGCTGCCTACAGCATCAGGCAACTTTTCAGAAAAGATTCCGTTATCATGGTGAATCCTATAAGCTGGCTAGTGATGAAAATCCTGCCGATCTGGATCAAACTGCCTTTGATGACCAGTGCCATAAAAAAAGAAATTGAAGCATGA
- a CDS encoding NAD-dependent epimerase/dehydratase family protein: MKKVFVTGATGLLGTNTIIKLLQYDYSVTALVRKKSSWMGQENENLKLVEGDLFSDISAHLQDVDTFIHIAAETSQDLLHYEDYKKTNYDAAVHLFAQASAAGAEKFLFVSTANTLGYGNSAVWGSEKAPQIYPFTHSFYAQSKLETENYLLQQNRDTKVVIVNPTFMIGAYDRKPSSGKIIFWTWKKKLVFYPKGGKNFVHAEDAAEGIIKASEYGKNGEKYLLANENLSYREFFKKVNTLTMQNPVMIPIPNAGLAILGIIGDVLRKLKIRTSLSSPNMKALRINNFYSNRKSAEELGIRYQPVDKAVEDAIRFFERKNTEIKTTGPG; encoded by the coding sequence ATGAAAAAAGTTTTCGTGACCGGAGCCACAGGGCTTCTGGGTACCAATACCATTATTAAATTATTACAATATGATTATTCTGTTACTGCTCTGGTGCGCAAAAAAAGCAGCTGGATGGGCCAAGAAAATGAAAATCTCAAACTCGTAGAAGGAGATCTGTTCTCAGATATTTCCGCACATCTGCAGGATGTGGATACCTTTATTCATATTGCGGCAGAAACCAGTCAGGATCTGCTGCATTATGAAGATTATAAAAAAACAAATTATGATGCTGCTGTGCATCTGTTTGCCCAGGCTTCAGCGGCTGGAGCAGAGAAATTCCTGTTCGTAAGCACAGCCAATACGCTAGGTTACGGTAATTCTGCCGTTTGGGGAAGCGAAAAGGCTCCGCAGATTTATCCGTTTACCCATTCCTTTTATGCGCAGAGCAAGCTGGAAACTGAAAATTATCTGCTTCAGCAAAACAGGGACACCAAAGTGGTTATTGTAAATCCTACTTTCATGATCGGAGCCTATGATCGTAAACCGAGTTCCGGGAAAATCATCTTCTGGACCTGGAAGAAAAAACTTGTTTTCTATCCGAAAGGAGGGAAAAATTTTGTTCATGCTGAAGATGCGGCAGAAGGAATTATAAAAGCTTCCGAATACGGAAAAAATGGCGAAAAATATCTGCTGGCCAACGAAAATCTTAGCTACAGGGAATTTTTTAAGAAAGTGAATACACTAACCATGCAGAATCCTGTCATGATCCCAATTCCCAATGCAGGTCTGGCCATACTGGGAATAATAGGGGATGTCCTGAGAAAACTGAAGATAAGGACCAGCCTTAGTTCTCCAAACATGAAAGCACTGAGAATTAATAATTTTTATTCAAACCGGAAATCAGCAGAAGAACTGGGAATCCGGTATCAGCCTGTTGATAAAGCTGTGGAAGACGCAATTCGCTTTTTTGAAAGAAAAAACACAGAAATTAAAACAACTGGACCGGGTTAA
- a CDS encoding serine hydrolase domain-containing protein, whose amino-acid sequence MKSSLFTFLLSLFLILQLSSCEKSPCEVVSKYYHKGEFNGSVLVLKDGKAVCDTALGLSNIEKNIKLDKTTPFYIASLSKPFTAVSIMLLQQKGLLHYDDKASKYIDLPAYAQNVTIRQLLTHTSGIKDYELIIHKKGLTNQEVLKWLSGINKLQFPSGSTFEYSNSGFIILSLIIEKISQQSYGTFLNEHIFIPLGMKNTWVYESSCAHKNRARGYNNEKQPDDYSILTTGDGGIYSTPRDLYRFDQALRNFRLINKSNTDLMYTPATLSDGKASNYGFGSFIEESKGGKSVSHTGGLSGFRAIFWRDLKHNSCIIALTNQGDAFPVGNFLKDMKTTIE is encoded by the coding sequence ATGAAGTCTTCCCTATTCACTTTCCTGCTCAGTCTGTTTCTGATTTTGCAGCTTTCATCCTGTGAAAAGAGTCCTTGTGAGGTGGTTTCAAAGTATTATCACAAGGGAGAATTCAATGGTTCTGTTTTGGTTTTAAAAGATGGAAAAGCTGTTTGTGATACTGCATTAGGACTCAGCAATATTGAGAAAAATATAAAGCTGGATAAAACAACACCCTTCTACATCGCATCTTTGAGCAAACCATTTACGGCAGTTTCCATTATGCTTCTGCAGCAAAAAGGACTGCTTCATTACGATGATAAAGCCTCAAAATATATCGACCTGCCTGCATATGCCCAAAATGTGACTATCAGACAGCTTCTAACACACACCTCGGGCATCAAGGATTATGAATTGATCATTCATAAAAAAGGATTAACCAATCAGGAAGTACTGAAGTGGTTAAGCGGGATAAACAAGCTGCAATTCCCCTCCGGCAGTACATTTGAATACAGTAACAGCGGATTTATTATTCTGTCTTTAATCATAGAAAAAATTTCACAGCAATCTTACGGAACTTTTCTTAATGAACATATTTTTATCCCTTTGGGGATGAAAAACACCTGGGTTTATGAATCCTCATGTGCTCATAAAAATAGAGCAAGAGGTTATAATAACGAGAAACAGCCGGATGATTATTCAATCCTGACCACCGGCGATGGCGGCATCTACTCTACTCCAAGAGACCTGTACCGCTTCGATCAGGCACTAAGGAATTTCAGGCTGATCAATAAAAGCAATACTGATCTTATGTACACACCCGCTACACTGTCTGACGGAAAAGCTTCCAACTACGGCTTCGGGTCGTTTATTGAAGAATCAAAAGGCGGGAAATCAGTCAGTCACACCGGCGGTCTGAGCGGCTTCCGGGCAATATTCTGGAGAGACCTGAAACATAACAGCTGTATCATAGCACTGACTAATCAGGGAGATGCATTTCCTGTTGGGAATTTTTTAAAAGATATGAAAACAACCATAGAATAG
- a CDS encoding DUF4180 domain-containing protein, with protein sequence MEIKSHDIHNIKIAEIISDEVIIKSAQDGLDLLGNVYYQGFDKVILYEKNITPEFFDLKTKIAGDILQKFSNYRIGLAIVGNFEKYESKSIRDFIFESNKTRHINFAETLDEALNRLGS encoded by the coding sequence ATGGAGATTAAATCTCATGACATTCATAATATAAAAATTGCAGAAATTATTTCTGACGAAGTGATAATCAAATCTGCTCAGGATGGACTGGATCTTCTTGGAAATGTTTATTACCAGGGATTTGATAAAGTGATTCTGTATGAGAAGAATATCACGCCGGAATTCTTTGATCTGAAAACAAAAATAGCGGGAGATATTTTACAGAAATTCTCCAATTACCGGATCGGCCTTGCTATCGTAGGAAATTTTGAAAAGTATGAAAGCAAAAGTATCAGGGATTTTATCTTTGAAAGCAATAAAACGAGACATATCAACTTTGCTGAAACTTTGGATGAGGCTTTGAACAGACTTGGAAGCTAA
- a CDS encoding GLPGLI family protein, whose protein sequence is MIRYFFLSFIMFSSALLAQKQLHIKYLSVRSPIANVYEDLYTNGTNVVSKQDGNVLYTNPEYDKKKKGKDYYFISTINSSIQDSKDFFFTESIGYSAENEYFVHDAVPKIDWIIDENSTKSILGYECTKATAKFRGSNITAYFAKKIPYSVGPFKFYGLPGAILDVRADGLNYDLWKAIKVELDNTDVIDYNPQFPKLEKVQMKRLIELKEKDRKSFSGSTSVPGSTGKSVAKRFGIEKIFEWETQSSDPVK, encoded by the coding sequence ATGATTAGGTATTTTTTTCTTTCTTTTATCATGTTTTCGTCAGCTTTATTAGCACAAAAACAATTACATATAAAATATTTAAGTGTTAGGTCTCCTATAGCGAATGTTTATGAGGACTTGTACACTAACGGAACAAATGTCGTTTCTAAACAAGATGGAAATGTGCTTTACACAAACCCGGAGTATGATAAAAAAAAGAAAGGAAAAGACTATTATTTCATTTCAACTATAAACAGTTCCATACAGGACTCAAAAGACTTTTTCTTTACAGAAAGCATAGGATATTCCGCAGAAAATGAGTATTTCGTCCATGATGCTGTCCCTAAAATAGATTGGATAATAGATGAAAATTCAACCAAATCTATTTTAGGTTATGAGTGTACTAAAGCTACAGCCAAATTTAGAGGGTCAAATATAACTGCTTATTTTGCAAAAAAAATACCTTATTCTGTGGGACCTTTTAAATTCTATGGCTTACCGGGTGCAATTCTCGACGTCAGGGCAGACGGACTAAATTATGATTTATGGAAAGCTATAAAAGTGGAATTGGATAATACAGATGTAATTGATTACAATCCTCAATTTCCCAAGTTAGAAAAAGTTCAAATGAAAAGACTTATAGAATTGAAAGAAAAAGACAGGAAAAGTTTTTCAGGTAGCACGTCTGTTCCCGGAAGCACGGGCAAAAGTGTTGCCAAAAGATTTGGAATTGAAAAAATTTTCGAATGGGAAACCCAATCCTCTGATCCGGTGAAATAA
- a CDS encoding CPBP family intramembrane glutamic endopeptidase, with amino-acid sequence MSLNGKYALGILLTFVFLAVAMLYAFPLIYFVTGVKAFTATNFLYTRLALWTVLLLIFLYNFFLEKDPFLLWKEKKYPVLFYLKAIISLYIICAFGGAVLNLIIQVFAQENLSRKVIQIASLFRNNYMLIISICLTAGVVEELLMRGYIQPRFEKIYNSQFLGIFVSAALFGILHSTYGTIGQVVVPFFIGIVFAVFYKLYSNIKILIISHFMYDFVSMMIMNFMDIKHLSAF; translated from the coding sequence ATGAGTCTGAATGGAAAATATGCGCTGGGAATTCTTTTAACCTTTGTTTTTCTGGCAGTGGCAATGCTTTATGCTTTCCCGCTTATTTATTTCGTCACCGGGGTAAAAGCTTTTACGGCAACTAATTTTTTATATACACGGCTTGCGCTGTGGACTGTTCTTCTACTGATCTTTCTGTACAATTTTTTCCTGGAAAAGGACCCTTTTCTCTTATGGAAAGAAAAGAAATATCCTGTCCTTTTTTACCTTAAAGCCATAATAAGTCTTTACATTATATGTGCTTTCGGCGGGGCTGTTCTGAATCTTATCATTCAGGTTTTTGCTCAGGAAAACTTAAGCAGAAAAGTGATTCAGATCGCTTCTCTTTTCAGGAACAATTATATGCTAATTATCTCTATCTGCCTTACAGCAGGCGTTGTGGAAGAACTTCTCATGCGGGGATACATTCAGCCGAGATTTGAAAAAATATATAACAGTCAATTCCTTGGTATTTTTGTTTCTGCTGCACTGTTCGGCATTTTACACAGCACGTACGGAACCATCGGACAGGTGGTTGTCCCATTCTTTATCGGAATTGTTTTTGCTGTATTTTATAAACTATATTCAAACATTAAAATACTAATCATCAGCCATTTTATGTACGACTTTGTGTCTATGATGATTATGAATTTTATGGACATTAAACATTTATCTGCATTTTAA
- a CDS encoding BlaI/MecI/CopY family transcriptional regulator, with amino-acid sequence MKIQNLTKAEEQVMQYVWKLEKGFLKDILDLFPEPKPHTNTVSTILKVLKDKEFVDYHVHGRQHEYFPLVTKEQYSGKTMKSLVKNYFKGSYKSAVSFLVEKNEMTVEDLEMLLNELKEKN; translated from the coding sequence ATGAAAATTCAGAATTTAACAAAAGCAGAAGAACAGGTAATGCAGTATGTATGGAAACTCGAAAAAGGATTCCTGAAGGATATTCTTGATCTGTTTCCGGAGCCCAAGCCTCATACCAACACGGTATCTACTATTTTGAAGGTATTGAAAGACAAAGAATTTGTAGACTATCATGTACACGGAAGGCAGCATGAATATTTTCCTCTGGTTACCAAAGAGCAATACTCCGGGAAAACCATGAAAAGTCTGGTGAAAAATTATTTCAAGGGATCTTATAAAAGTGCCGTTTCTTTCCTGGTGGAAAAAAATGAGATGACTGTAGAAGATCTTGAAATGCTTCTGAACGAACTTAAAGAGAAAAACTAA
- a CDS encoding helix-turn-helix domain-containing protein, whose amino-acid sequence MNTSELNRFIVVLIYGSLVLLSLLKLSNPLRVNRKANFWFGIFLFLWSSFWLDEVLTLVKDAQVEVHSIISVQVIQYLTPVMFYFSVLFYTNPSFKFKISDLKYFILPIIFWINIMLQRFGGFEDDAVFNFVFIGLILFQALFYTGLSYLTIRRHKKRIQQFSANTEGINLNWLEYITIIIFVINIIYVVYNLSYDSTALNFFINGAFLLVIYFVGYYSLKQKEIYPLEEKQREELISIDDDPETEEVRKKLISDEELIRIKNKLEEIMSRQQPYLDSELNLIRLSELLSISTHHLSYVINTGFKKNFFQYVNEYRIEYAKKLLKDSQSKLSILGIAYESGFNSKTSFNTTFKKLTDQTPSEYKNGSGL is encoded by the coding sequence ATGAACACATCAGAATTAAACCGTTTTATCGTTGTATTAATCTATGGTTCATTGGTTTTGCTTTCCTTACTGAAGCTTTCCAACCCTTTGCGGGTCAACAGAAAGGCCAATTTCTGGTTTGGAATCTTCCTTTTCCTTTGGTCAAGCTTCTGGCTCGATGAGGTTCTTACTTTGGTCAAAGATGCTCAGGTTGAAGTTCATTCTATTATTTCAGTTCAGGTGATTCAGTACCTCACCCCTGTAATGTTTTATTTCAGTGTATTGTTTTACACCAATCCGTCCTTTAAATTTAAAATTTCAGACCTGAAATATTTCATCCTGCCCATTATCTTCTGGATCAATATCATGCTGCAGCGCTTTGGCGGATTTGAAGATGATGCTGTTTTTAATTTTGTATTTATTGGGTTAATTCTTTTTCAGGCCTTATTTTACACCGGTTTGTCTTATCTTACGATCCGCAGACATAAAAAAAGGATTCAGCAGTTTTCTGCCAATACGGAAGGGATCAATCTGAACTGGCTGGAATATATCACGATTATCATTTTTGTGATCAACATCATTTATGTGGTTTACAATTTATCCTATGATTCCACAGCTCTGAATTTCTTTATCAACGGAGCTTTCCTGCTGGTTATTTATTTCGTAGGCTATTATTCATTAAAGCAAAAAGAAATTTACCCTTTGGAAGAGAAACAGCGCGAAGAGCTGATCTCCATAGATGATGATCCGGAAACGGAAGAAGTAAGGAAAAAGCTGATCTCCGATGAAGAGCTGATCAGAATAAAAAACAAGCTGGAAGAAATCATGAGCAGACAGCAGCCTTATCTTGACAGTGAGCTTAACCTAATCCGGCTTTCAGAACTTTTATCCATTTCTACCCATCATTTGTCTTATGTGATCAATACCGGCTTTAAAAAAAATTTTTTCCAGTATGTAAATGAATACCGGATTGAATATGCTAAAAAACTTTTAAAAGATTCCCAAAGTAAACTGTCTATTTTAGGAATTGCCTATGAATCTGGATTCAATTCCAAGACTTCTTTTAATACTACCTTTAAAAAACTGACAGATCAGACTCCTTCCGAGTACAAAAATGGTTCAGGTTTATAA